One window of Thermocoleostomius sinensis A174 genomic DNA carries:
- the lepA gene encoding translation elongation factor 4, translated as MTDVPVSRIRNFSIIAHIDHGKSTLADRLLQTTGTVSAREMKEQFLDNMELERERGITIKLQAARMKYTAQDGQDYVLNLIDTPGHVDFSYEVSRSLAACEGALLVVDASQGVEAQTLANVYLALENNLEIIPVLNKIDLPGAEPDRVKSEIEEIIGLDCSGAVLASAKEGIGITDILESIVYLVPPPQDTVEKPLRALIFDSYYDPYRGVIVYFRVMDGTLKRGDRIRLMASGKEYEIDELGVLSPTQVQVEELHAGEVGYLAAAIKAVEDARVGDTITLAGKQSSIEPLPGYTEAKPMVFCGLFPTDADQFEDLREALEKLRLNDAALQYEPETSSAMGFGFRCGFLGLLHMEIVQERLEREYDLDLITTAPSVIYRVTKIDGEVIYIDNPSLLPDPQYREMIEEPYVQVDMITPEEFVGPLMELSQSRRGVFKDMKYLTQGRTTLSYEIPLAEVVTDFFDQMKSRSRGYASMEYHLIGYRENPLVKLDILINGDRVDPLATIVHRDKAYYVGKALVEKLKELIPRHQFKIPIQAAIGSRIVASEHIPALRKDVLAKCYGGDISRKKKLLQKQAKGKKRLKAIGTVDVPQEAFMAVLKL; from the coding sequence ATGACCGACGTACCTGTTTCTCGCATTCGCAACTTTTCGATCATTGCTCACATTGACCACGGCAAATCCACCCTGGCCGATCGCCTGCTGCAAACGACGGGCACCGTCAGCGCGCGCGAGATGAAGGAACAGTTCCTCGACAACATGGAGTTGGAGCGTGAACGTGGCATCACAATCAAACTTCAAGCCGCCCGCATGAAGTACACGGCTCAAGATGGGCAGGACTACGTTTTGAATTTGATTGATACACCGGGACATGTAGACTTTTCCTATGAGGTTTCCCGATCGCTGGCTGCCTGTGAAGGGGCGTTATTGGTGGTGGATGCTTCGCAAGGGGTCGAGGCCCAAACCCTGGCAAATGTATATTTAGCTTTAGAAAATAATTTAGAAATTATTCCTGTTCTCAACAAGATTGATTTACCAGGGGCAGAACCGGATCGCGTTAAATCAGAAATTGAGGAAATTATTGGTCTAGATTGTAGTGGGGCAGTGTTAGCTTCGGCGAAGGAAGGCATTGGTATCACTGACATTTTGGAGTCGATTGTCTATCTGGTACCGCCGCCACAAGATACTGTCGAAAAACCGTTACGAGCGCTGATCTTTGATAGCTACTATGATCCCTATCGGGGCGTAATCGTCTACTTCCGCGTTATGGATGGTACCCTGAAGCGGGGCGATCGGATACGGTTGATGGCATCGGGTAAAGAATACGAAATTGACGAGTTGGGCGTACTGTCACCCACTCAGGTTCAAGTTGAAGAACTGCACGCAGGGGAAGTGGGATACTTGGCCGCCGCCATTAAAGCGGTGGAAGATGCCCGAGTCGGGGATACGATTACTTTGGCTGGTAAACAATCCTCGATCGAACCGTTGCCTGGCTATACCGAAGCTAAGCCGATGGTGTTCTGCGGACTGTTTCCCACCGATGCCGATCAGTTTGAAGACTTGCGAGAAGCCCTAGAAAAACTGCGCCTCAACGACGCTGCTCTACAGTACGAGCCAGAAACCTCTAGTGCAATGGGGTTTGGTTTCCGCTGTGGCTTCTTGGGGTTATTGCACATGGAGATTGTCCAGGAGCGACTGGAGCGGGAGTATGACCTCGACTTAATTACCACGGCTCCTTCGGTTATCTACCGCGTCACCAAAATTGACGGCGAAGTAATTTATATTGACAACCCCAGCCTGCTGCCCGATCCGCAATATCGCGAGATGATCGAAGAACCCTATGTGCAGGTAGATATGATCACACCCGAGGAGTTCGTTGGGCCGTTAATGGAATTGAGCCAGAGCCGGCGCGGTGTGTTCAAGGACATGAAGTACTTGACGCAAGGCCGGACAACCCTCTCTTACGAAATTCCCCTGGCAGAAGTAGTGACAGATTTCTTTGACCAAATGAAATCCCGCTCGCGGGGCTATGCCAGTATGGAGTATCACTTGATTGGCTATCGCGAAAATCCGCTGGTGAAGCTAGATATTTTAATTAATGGCGATCGGGTTGACCCGCTAGCCACAATCGTGCACCGCGATAAGGCTTATTACGTGGGTAAAGCGTTGGTAGAAAAACTAAAGGAATTGATTCCTCGCCATCAGTTTAAGATTCCAATTCAGGCGGCGATTGGGTCACGCATTGTTGCCAGTGAACATATTCCAGCGCTGCGTAAGGATGTATTAGCGAAGTGCTATGGTGGCGATATTTCCCGAAAGAAGAAATTGCTGCAAAAACAAGCTAAAGGAAAGAAGCGCTTAAAGGCGATCGGAACAGTAGATGTGCCACAAGAAGCATTTATGGCGGTGTTGAAGCTTTAG
- a CDS encoding DUF4347 domain-containing protein, whose product MFIDSRIVHHEILARGVRPGTAVYTLSSEHDGVSTITQVLSRYGNLRALHLVSHGQAGQFQLGNQVISPDRFAHYQSHLVQWRSALSASADVLVYGCEVAVDHEAWLHQLSQVIEADVAASTNLTGSAQLGGDWTLEATTGPIETPIAFSESARSAYEGVLKQITVTTTDDAGTGSLRWAIEQSNTSLEDDFIDLSQISGTIRLQQSLPAIRSNLTLAGNGDDIISGNQSHRVLYVDRGNVAIRNLTIADGLALGSHGIDGAGGAAGLGGGLFVNSGRVMLSQVTFVNNRAVGGDGTVQTETGENSVEDEGRSAMALQTTIAADKNRLTVSQGGIVGINGISLPDLDRVALGEQGVRIDSNRDQYRADRGAIAGVNGIGIGGIGTIAFGGGGGFGGFGNAGNGGNGGNGGTEGGNGGNGGNGGDGGTGVFSTFDIWGKQGVGTAVFGGGGGFGGLGNAGNGGEGGDAKAPIADGGNGGQGGRGGNGGFGGGGGSGGSGGNGGILSTPGASGMPGDGGFGGGNGSTGGGGGAGLGGAIFVRSGSLTLYNTTFERNQAIGGAGANNGQGKGGAIFIVTEALKDHAKVATTPQVIAFDRLPTFVNNQASHADDHAMDNPDVYGIIAVH is encoded by the coding sequence ATGTTTATTGATTCTAGAATTGTCCATCATGAGATATTAGCCAGAGGTGTTAGACCGGGAACGGCTGTTTATACGCTCTCATCTGAGCATGATGGTGTAAGTACCATTACTCAAGTTTTGTCTCGCTATGGCAATTTAAGAGCGTTACACTTGGTATCGCATGGGCAAGCTGGACAGTTTCAGTTAGGCAATCAGGTGATATCGCCGGACAGATTTGCGCACTATCAATCGCACTTAGTTCAGTGGCGCTCTGCCCTATCAGCGTCAGCCGATGTGTTGGTTTATGGCTGCGAGGTCGCTGTGGATCACGAGGCGTGGTTACACCAATTAAGTCAGGTCATTGAAGCCGATGTGGCTGCTTCAACCAATTTGACAGGCAGTGCACAGCTAGGCGGAGATTGGACCCTGGAAGCTACAACTGGGCCGATCGAAACTCCGATCGCTTTCTCCGAGTCTGCCCGTTCAGCCTATGAAGGGGTGCTTAAGCAAATTACTGTCACCACGACAGACGATGCAGGTACGGGGTCCTTGCGCTGGGCAATTGAGCAATCTAACACGTCTCTGGAAGATGATTTCATTGATTTAAGTCAGATCAGCGGTACAATTCGGCTTCAGCAAAGCCTGCCCGCGATCAGAAGTAATTTAACGTTGGCGGGCAACGGGGATGACATCATCAGCGGCAATCAGTCACATCGCGTTCTATATGTTGATCGAGGCAATGTGGCGATTCGTAATCTTACCATCGCGGATGGGCTGGCGCTCGGTAGTCATGGTATCGATGGGGCGGGTGGTGCAGCCGGTCTGGGGGGCGGCTTGTTTGTCAACAGTGGTCGTGTGATGCTGAGTCAGGTGACGTTTGTGAATAATCGAGCCGTCGGCGGTGATGGCACTGTGCAAACCGAGACTGGCGAGAACTCGGTAGAAGACGAGGGACGATCGGCAATGGCCCTGCAAACGACGATTGCGGCTGACAAAAACCGCTTGACTGTCAGTCAAGGGGGAATTGTTGGAATTAACGGCATCAGCTTACCCGATCTCGACCGAGTGGCGTTGGGCGAGCAGGGTGTTCGCATTGACAGCAATCGAGATCAGTATCGGGCCGATCGCGGGGCAATTGCGGGGGTGAATGGGATTGGCATTGGCGGAATTGGGACGATCGCTTTTGGCGGTGGCGGTGGGTTTGGGGGCTTTGGCAATGCCGGCAATGGCGGCAATGGCGGCAATGGGGGGACTGAAGGCGGCAATGGCGGCAATGGCGGCAATGGCGGTGATGGGGGAACGGGTGTGTTCAGTACGTTCGATATTTGGGGCAAGCAGGGAGTAGGAACAGCCGTATTTGGCGGTGGCGGCGGTTTCGGGGGCTTGGGCAATGCGGGCAATGGGGGCGAAGGCGGCGATGCAAAGGCTCCGATCGCAGATGGCGGCAATGGGGGACAGGGAGGGAGAGGCGGCAATGGGGGCTTTGGTGGCGGTGGCGGCAGCGGCGGCAGCGGCGGCAATGGCGGTATACTGAGCACACCGGGAGCATCAGGAATGCCGGGGGATGGGGGCTTTGGCGGCGGGAATGGTAGCACTGGCGGCGGCGGCGGTGCTGGTTTGGGGGGGGCAATCTTTGTCCGATCGGGTAGCCTCACCCTCTATAACACCACCTTTGAACGCAATCAAGCGATTGGGGGGGCAGGAGCAAACAACGGGCAAGGGAAAGGCGGCGCTATTTTTATCGTGACTGAAGCGTTGAAAGATCACGCCAAGGTAGCAACCACTCCCCAAGTGATAGCATTCGATCGATTGCCCACTTTCGTCAATAACCAAGCTTCGCACGCGGATGATCATGCGATGGATAATCCGGACGTATATGGAATAATCGCAGTGCATTGA
- a CDS encoding AAA-like domain-containing protein — protein sequence MFVSGQRFGRQSYPRGVHTEGIDRAVAGNNGSGLYLNYENIPVIGVYRWNERRNLALLAEIHQEEAFAPARQLARTIFGVGLVSAGVLASGVYWLSREITRPILELSQAATQVAAGDLSSTAVVSTQDEVGILARSFNQMTNQLRISRRNLEEYNRTLEEKVEERTQELSETLKILKATQAELLIENALLRSSESPSNYDYQVGGSLPMDASTYVVRQADRHLYAALKRGEFCYVLNARQMGKSSLRVQMMKRLQAEGAVCAAIDISEIGNHQLTLERWYAGLVYILASSFHLVGTVNIRDWWRDRDWLSPIQRLSEFVHQVLLKEIHTNIVIFIDEIDSVLNLEFPTDDFFIWLRSCYNKRADDANYNRLTFVLFGVATPSQLIHDKTRTPFNIGQAIQLKGFQLHEAQPLLQGLAEKVENPQAILKEILAWTNGQPFLTQKVCKLIRDADTPSVKFNEQSWIEELVQTRIVENWEAQDEPEHLRTIRDRLLNPDAQVIQRLQLYRRIWHGEAVDPTTVEPMELLLCGLVIKQQTTLTVHNRIYALIFDDRWIDCMLQRLTQ from the coding sequence GTGTTTGTATCTGGACAGCGATTTGGACGACAGAGCTATCCACGCGGTGTTCACACAGAGGGTATCGATCGAGCGGTAGCAGGCAATAATGGGTCTGGGCTATATCTCAACTATGAAAACATTCCAGTCATCGGCGTTTATCGCTGGAACGAGCGACGCAATTTGGCGCTATTGGCTGAAATTCACCAAGAAGAGGCGTTTGCTCCGGCTCGTCAGTTGGCCCGGACAATTTTTGGTGTTGGTCTGGTGTCGGCGGGAGTGTTGGCAAGTGGGGTGTATTGGCTGTCGCGTGAAATTACTCGACCAATTCTAGAGTTAAGTCAGGCCGCTACCCAAGTTGCGGCTGGGGATCTATCTTCAACAGCCGTAGTGTCTACTCAGGATGAAGTTGGAATTTTGGCGCGATCGTTTAACCAAATGACAAATCAATTGCGGATTTCTCGACGAAATCTAGAGGAATATAACCGTACTCTTGAAGAAAAAGTTGAAGAACGAACGCAGGAACTATCTGAAACCTTAAAAATTCTCAAAGCAACTCAGGCTGAATTATTAATTGAAAATGCGCTGTTACGTAGTTCCGAATCGCCTTCTAATTATGATTATCAGGTGGGAGGCAGTTTACCCATGGATGCTTCTACCTATGTGGTGCGTCAAGCCGATCGTCACCTATATGCAGCATTGAAGCGAGGAGAATTCTGCTATGTGTTGAATGCTCGACAGATGGGAAAATCAAGTTTGCGGGTGCAGATGATGAAACGCTTGCAAGCAGAAGGAGCGGTCTGTGCGGCGATCGATATTTCTGAAATCGGCAATCATCAACTTACGTTAGAACGTTGGTATGCGGGGTTGGTCTATATCTTAGCTAGCAGCTTTCACTTGGTGGGAACAGTCAATATTCGCGATTGGTGGCGCGATCGAGACTGGCTTTCACCTATACAGCGGTTGAGTGAATTTGTTCATCAAGTCTTGCTCAAAGAAATTCACACTAATATTGTCATTTTTATTGACGAAATTGATAGTGTGCTCAATCTAGAGTTCCCCACCGATGACTTTTTTATTTGGCTGCGCTCCTGTTACAACAAACGAGCCGATGATGCAAATTACAATCGCCTCACCTTTGTTTTATTTGGTGTAGCAACGCCATCTCAACTGATTCATGATAAAACCCGAACACCATTCAACATCGGGCAAGCAATTCAACTGAAGGGATTTCAACTACATGAAGCACAACCGTTGCTGCAAGGGTTAGCCGAAAAAGTAGAAAATCCGCAAGCAATCTTGAAAGAAATTTTGGCTTGGACGAATGGGCAACCCTTTTTAACTCAAAAAGTTTGTAAATTAATTCGCGATGCTGACACACCATCTGTCAAATTCAATGAACAAAGCTGGATTGAGGAACTTGTGCAAACTCGTATTGTCGAGAACTGGGAAGCCCAGGATGAACCAGAACATTTAAGAACCATTCGCGATCGGTTGTTGAATCCAGATGCACAGGTCATCCAACGGTTGCAACTCTATCGCCGGATTTGGCACGGTGAAGCTGTTGACCCGACCACCGTTGAACCTATGGAATTGCTGTTATGTGGTTTAGTCATCAAACAGCAAACCACTTTGACCGTACACAACCGAATTTATGCACTGATCTTTGACGATCGCTGGATTGATTGTATGTTGCAGCGGTTAACTCAGTGA
- a CDS encoding ABC transporter substrate-binding protein yields the protein MTPHFHFFPRLRPYAILGLVCAWIVGLAACARPLAWQSSESHDIHIGLIATLTGELASSGRAMVQGAELAAKQVNQAGGLEIDRQRYTVVLNTEDDQDNVDVAVHAARKLIYQDNVQVIVGPQLSRNAIPVAKFVETVQIPMISPVSTNPETTMGKRYVFRATFIDPFQGQVMAQFAHHELGAETAAVLYDIASAYNQGIANVFRQVFEAEGGRVVAFESYTTGEKTFDAQLAVIRDRNPTVLFLPNYVHEVLLQVKQARAMGMNVTLLGADAWGNIPANQRQLVNGAFFTDLYSPDIQNPYTQAFIDQYQQRYGEEPGNAAAATYDTLNILFRAMQNQQKVDSESIRQGLATLGRYSGVTGTIEYRGTGDPIRSVIISHITDGHVHFLKQVDP from the coding sequence ATGACCCCCCATTTCCACTTCTTTCCCCGACTTCGACCCTATGCGATTCTGGGATTGGTTTGCGCCTGGATCGTTGGGTTAGCCGCTTGCGCACGGCCACTCGCCTGGCAAAGTTCTGAAAGTCATGACATTCATATTGGGTTAATTGCAACCCTAACAGGTGAACTGGCAAGCAGTGGTAGGGCGATGGTGCAAGGTGCAGAATTAGCCGCGAAGCAAGTGAATCAAGCAGGGGGACTGGAGATCGATCGCCAACGATATACCGTTGTTTTAAATACTGAAGATGATCAAGACAATGTAGATGTGGCGGTTCATGCTGCTCGAAAATTGATTTATCAAGACAACGTTCAGGTGATTGTGGGACCGCAACTGAGCCGAAATGCTATTCCCGTGGCTAAGTTTGTTGAAACGGTGCAGATTCCTATGATTAGCCCAGTTTCGACAAATCCCGAAACGACGATGGGCAAGCGCTATGTGTTTCGAGCCACCTTCATTGATCCGTTTCAAGGGCAGGTGATGGCGCAGTTTGCCCATCATGAATTGGGAGCAGAAACAGCGGCGGTACTCTATGACATTGCCAGCGCCTACAATCAAGGCATTGCGAATGTGTTTCGGCAGGTGTTTGAGGCAGAGGGGGGGCGAGTGGTTGCGTTTGAGTCCTACACCACAGGTGAAAAGACGTTTGATGCACAATTGGCGGTTATTCGAGACCGCAATCCAACTGTGTTGTTTTTGCCGAACTATGTGCATGAGGTGCTGTTACAGGTGAAGCAAGCGCGGGCGATGGGAATGAATGTAACCTTGTTGGGGGCTGATGCGTGGGGGAATATACCAGCTAACCAGCGCCAATTAGTCAATGGGGCGTTTTTTACCGATCTTTATTCGCCAGATATTCAAAATCCCTACACTCAGGCGTTCATTGATCAGTATCAGCAGAGGTACGGTGAAGAGCCTGGCAATGCGGCGGCGGCAACATATGACACCTTGAATATTCTGTTTCGCGCCATGCAAAACCAACAAAAGGTGGACTCAGAGTCGATTCGCCAAGGCTTGGCAACATTGGGACGTTATAGTGGGGTGACGGGAACGATCGAATATCGCGGGACGGGTGATCCGATTCGTAGCGTCATTATTTCCCACATCACAGATGGACACGTGCACTTTCTCAAGCAGGTTGATCCATGA
- a CDS encoding ABC transporter substrate-binding protein — translation MTHQWVRGVRCWLLVLLWGLLWGIGLASLVGCAPPTIDAPLPRGTIRIGIIDSLTGDDADSGRATVEAAMLATQAVNAQGGLEIGGQRQFVELVIKDAQSQPDIAASMAQSLITQENIVAIVGPNYSRYAIPVAQIAEQAQIPMISPRSTHPETTADKRYVFRFSFVDTLQGRVIADFAYTDLKASTAAVLYDIASPYNRGIAEVFQQAFREQGGVIVASEAYTTGEQDFTAPLQTIRDRQPDVLFLPNYENEVPKQAAQAQALGIEATLLGADAWGNIKAGDRQSLEGAYYSDHVAPATKHGATRTFIRNYERVYGYEPGANAAATYDSMNLLFSVMQQHGTTHAETIRHGLANYGPYDGVTGVINYQGTGDPIVTVTLLQIQNGKPTFHKEIKPTISRGLAPITR, via the coding sequence GTGACGCATCAATGGGTTCGAGGAGTTCGCTGTTGGCTGCTGGTTCTGTTGTGGGGGCTATTGTGGGGCATAGGGCTAGCGTCGTTGGTTGGGTGTGCTCCGCCTACGATCGATGCACCGTTACCGAGAGGGACGATTCGCATTGGCATTATTGACTCGCTGACGGGCGACGATGCCGATAGTGGACGAGCAACAGTGGAGGCGGCGATGTTGGCTACGCAAGCTGTGAATGCTCAAGGAGGACTTGAAATAGGCGGACAAAGACAGTTCGTTGAACTGGTCATCAAAGATGCCCAAAGCCAACCCGACATCGCAGCAAGTATGGCCCAAAGCCTAATTACTCAAGAAAATATTGTGGCCATTGTGGGTCCAAACTACAGTCGCTATGCCATCCCGGTCGCGCAAATAGCAGAACAGGCCCAAATTCCTATGATTAGTCCTCGATCGACTCATCCTGAGACAACAGCCGATAAACGCTATGTGTTTCGGTTCAGTTTTGTAGATACTCTCCAAGGACGGGTGATTGCTGATTTTGCCTACACAGATTTGAAGGCAAGCACCGCTGCTGTATTGTATGACATTGCTAGTCCCTATAATCGCGGGATTGCCGAAGTCTTTCAGCAAGCCTTTCGGGAACAGGGAGGAGTCATTGTAGCATCCGAGGCTTACACAACCGGTGAGCAAGATTTCACTGCACCGCTGCAAACGATTCGCGATCGACAACCAGATGTCTTGTTTTTGCCCAACTATGAGAACGAGGTGCCCAAGCAAGCTGCGCAAGCCCAAGCCTTAGGAATTGAGGCAACGCTGCTAGGGGCTGATGCATGGGGCAATATCAAAGCAGGCGATCGGCAATCCCTAGAAGGCGCATACTACAGCGATCACGTTGCACCAGCAACCAAACATGGAGCCACACGCACCTTTATCCGCAATTATGAACGGGTGTATGGCTATGAACCTGGCGCAAATGCAGCAGCCACTTACGATAGCATGAACCTGTTATTCAGTGTAATGCAACAACACGGCACAACTCATGCAGAGACCATTCGGCACGGTTTAGCTAACTATGGGCCATATGATGGCGTCACTGGGGTGATCAATTATCAAGGAACAGGTGACCCTATTGTCACCGTCACGCTTTTGCAAATTCAAAACGGCAAACCAACCTTCCACAAGGAGATCAAACCAACAATCAGCCGTGGCTTAGCTCCAATCACACGCTAG
- a CDS encoding AAA-like domain-containing protein yields MKPSKEDFQLGDYRPEWGNSSLPNSEFYIERPLVTTCDLHDGLVHTSDHTPSFLTVEAACHAAILQPGALLRIKGAEQMGKTSLLLRLLHQKAQQNFDVALLSLKAVEPSMLQDIDALLQWFCQQVTVALQLPNYLDDYWDDVFGSSISCKSYFEEYLLLQSSQPLVLALDDVDRLFPYIEVADEFLGLLRAWHEDAKTRDTWKKVRLVLSHTADVYIPLNLHKSPFNVGVPIELIGFTQTQVQTF; encoded by the coding sequence GTGAAACCATCCAAGGAAGACTTTCAATTGGGCGATTATCGTCCAGAATGGGGGAATTCCTCACTACCAAACTCTGAGTTTTATATTGAACGACCACTGGTAACCACTTGCGATTTGCACGATGGCCTCGTGCACACGTCCGATCACACTCCATCGTTCCTTACCGTCGAAGCTGCTTGCCATGCAGCAATTTTGCAGCCTGGAGCCTTGCTGCGCATCAAAGGCGCCGAGCAAATGGGAAAAACATCGCTACTGCTGCGCCTATTGCATCAAAAAGCTCAGCAGAATTTTGATGTAGCATTGCTGAGTTTGAAAGCTGTAGAACCCTCGATGCTACAAGATATTGATGCTTTGCTTCAGTGGTTTTGTCAGCAGGTGACAGTCGCCCTACAGTTGCCCAATTACTTGGATGACTATTGGGATGATGTGTTTGGCAGCAGCATAAGTTGCAAAAGCTATTTTGAAGAATATCTGTTACTTCAATCGTCACAGCCGTTAGTGCTGGCATTAGATGATGTCGATCGACTATTTCCTTACATTGAGGTAGCCGATGAATTTTTGGGACTGTTGCGAGCATGGCACGAAGATGCTAAAACCCGCGATACATGGAAAAAGGTGCGGCTGGTGCTATCTCACACAGCAGATGTGTATATTCCCCTAAACCTCCATAAATCGCCATTTAATGTGGGTGTACCGATCGAGTTAATAGGTTTCACACAGACTCAAGTTCAAACCTTTTGA
- a CDS encoding DUF1257 domain-containing protein, whose amino-acid sequence MSHFSTLRTKITDAEILKSSLRDLGITVKTEADVRGYNGQRVRSDIVAVLEGEYDLGWSRNADGSFDLIADLWGVAKKHNQTELINSINQKYAVNKTLAEVKRPGLQNANVKLVVQK is encoded by the coding sequence ATGTCTCACTTTAGCACTCTGCGCACCAAGATCACTGATGCTGAGATCCTGAAGTCTTCTTTGCGTGATCTGGGTATCACGGTTAAGACTGAGGCTGATGTTCGTGGCTACAATGGTCAGCGCGTTCGTTCCGACATTGTTGCTGTTCTTGAAGGTGAGTATGATTTGGGCTGGTCCCGCAATGCAGATGGTTCTTTTGACCTGATTGCTGACCTGTGGGGCGTTGCTAAAAAGCATAACCAGACCGAGTTAATTAACTCCATCAACCAGAAGTATGCTGTGAACAAGACTCTGGCTGAAGTTAAGCGCCCTGGCTTGCAAAACGCTAACGTTAAGCTGGTTGTGCAAAAGTAG
- the ycf46 gene encoding stress-responsive protein Ycf46 gives MKEELSILVQAQYPLIYLVTSEEERAEQAIAAVAQMKPQRRVFVWTVTHGIVEYGQPRNITQHNTVSPEAAIEWVVRQREPGIFVFKDLHPFIDSPAVTRWLRDAIASFKDSHKTILLMSPLQQIPIELEKEVAVVDYPLPNMEELNHVLSSQLEQARREQSPRRADSAKITTETREKLLSAALGLTRDEAEKVYRKAYVTAGRLTESEVDIVLSEKRQLIRRNGILEYLEEQGTLDDIGGSDDLKLWLKQRSIAFTERAREYGLPQPKGVLLLGVPGCGKSLVAKATSNEWRLPLLRLDLGRVYDGSMVGRSEANLRNALKTAESVSPCILFIDELDKAFAGSAGSADSDAGTSSRILGTFLTWMQEKRSPVFVMATANRVERLPGEFLRKGRFDEIFFVDLPNEEERKQIFTIHLSKRRRDISRFDVDQLAKISDGYSGAEIEQAIIAAMYDAFAHNREFTQLDIIAATRATFPLSRTMTEQVEALRKWAQQRARPASDTIAEYQRLEF, from the coding sequence ATGAAAGAAGAGCTTAGTATTCTAGTTCAGGCTCAATATCCTCTGATCTACCTCGTTACTTCCGAGGAAGAGCGGGCTGAGCAGGCGATTGCAGCGGTCGCGCAAATGAAGCCGCAACGGCGGGTCTTTGTCTGGACAGTGACGCATGGAATTGTTGAGTATGGGCAACCCCGCAACATCACACAGCACAATACGGTTTCGCCAGAAGCTGCGATCGAATGGGTAGTTCGACAGCGAGAACCTGGGATCTTCGTCTTCAAAGACCTGCATCCATTTATTGACTCTCCGGCTGTTACCCGCTGGTTACGGGATGCAATCGCAAGCTTCAAAGATTCTCACAAGACGATTCTGCTAATGTCCCCGCTTCAACAAATCCCGATCGAGCTAGAGAAGGAAGTGGCGGTTGTTGACTATCCCTTGCCTAATATGGAGGAGTTGAACCATGTCCTCTCCAGTCAGTTAGAGCAGGCACGACGCGAGCAGTCTCCCCGTCGGGCTGATTCTGCTAAAATTACTACAGAAACGCGAGAGAAGTTGTTGTCGGCGGCTCTGGGCTTGACCCGAGATGAAGCCGAAAAAGTTTACCGAAAAGCTTATGTGACGGCGGGTCGCTTAACTGAGTCTGAAGTCGATATTGTTCTCTCTGAGAAGCGTCAGTTGATTCGCCGCAATGGTATTTTGGAGTACTTGGAAGAGCAAGGAACTCTAGATGATATTGGCGGTTCGGATGATTTAAAGTTGTGGTTGAAGCAACGCTCGATCGCCTTCACCGAACGTGCCCGAGAGTATGGATTGCCTCAACCGAAAGGGGTTTTATTGCTGGGTGTACCCGGCTGTGGTAAGTCTCTCGTTGCGAAGGCAACTTCAAATGAATGGCGTCTACCCCTGCTGCGTCTGGATCTGGGTCGTGTGTATGATGGTTCAATGGTGGGGCGCTCGGAGGCGAACTTGCGCAACGCCCTCAAGACGGCTGAATCAGTTTCTCCGTGTATTCTCTTCATCGACGAATTGGATAAAGCATTCGCTGGAAGTGCTGGTTCCGCAGATTCAGACGCAGGTACCTCTAGCCGGATTTTAGGAACGTTCTTGACCTGGATGCAGGAAAAGCGATCGCCTGTGTTTGTAATGGCGACAGCTAACCGGGTTGAACGGCTACCCGGAGAATTTTTACGAAAGGGACGGTTTGATGAAATCTTCTTCGTCGATCTGCCTAATGAAGAAGAGCGCAAACAAATTTTCACGATTCATCTTAGCAAACGCCGACGCGACATTAGTCGATTTGATGTTGATCAACTAGCAAAGATTTCTGATGGTTACTCTGGGGCTGAAATTGAGCAAGCAATTATTGCAGCTATGTATGACGCTTTCGCTCATAACCGCGAGTTTACGCAGTTAGATATTATCGCAGCTACCCGAGCAACCTTCCCACTCTCCAGAACCATGACCGAGCAGGTAGAAGCTCTTCGCAAATGGGCCCAGCAGCGCGCGCGACCTGCATCGGATACGATCGCTGAATATCAGCGACTGGAGTTTTAA